From the Paenibacillus sp. FSL H8-0548 genome, one window contains:
- a CDS encoding DUF4446 family protein produces MEDWTSNPMNAVTVVLALLVIILFIWIAVVGGRLKKLRKQYTAVMGNTGLTNLEDVIVELKNDIAEQQQVHKQLKSQLEQVSTTLSKQKGKVGVLRYNAFAEQGSDLSFSIAIINDEKDGAVFSGIHSRENTYVYAKPLEKGQSAYPLTPEELKVILEAK; encoded by the coding sequence ATGGAAGATTGGACATCAAATCCTATGAATGCTGTTACAGTCGTTTTAGCATTACTTGTTATCATTTTATTTATTTGGATTGCAGTAGTGGGAGGGCGGCTGAAAAAGCTTAGAAAGCAGTATACAGCGGTCATGGGGAATACTGGATTAACGAATTTGGAAGATGTCATTGTTGAATTGAAGAATGACATTGCAGAGCAGCAGCAAGTACACAAGCAGTTGAAATCACAGCTTGAACAGGTGAGTACGACCTTATCGAAGCAAAAAGGAAAAGTAGGCGTACTTCGTTACAACGCTTTTGCTGAGCAGGGCAGTGATCTTAGCTTTTCTATCGCCATCATTAACGATGAGAAGGATGGTGCTGTATTCTCGGGTATTCATAGTAGAGAAAATACTTACGTGTACGCGAAGCCACTTGAAAAAGGGCAATCAGCTTATCCGTTAACGCCGGAGGAGCTAAAGGTTATTTTAGAAGCTAAGTAG